A genomic window from Catenulispora sp. MAP5-51 includes:
- a CDS encoding ABC transporter permease: MSRRATRSQSSVSAVRLSPADVLGLGLLGPRTRKMRAVLSSLGISIGIATVIMVVGIPASSQRALNDQLAALGTNLLSAQATIDQDTQTLPPVPETAAAMVARIPPVEQVSEVANTHAGVRRSQAVPAKDDTGLTVLAAQGYDLPAVIGTSPAAGHYLNASDEAFPTVVLGSEAATWLGITTLTPGAPAPQLWIGSQTFTVIGILAASPLAPEIQQSVIVGWDAARHYLAFDEHPTQLYARVRESQIYAVQAVLAATIYPQNPGRIMVAQPSAALAAKKLTETALSGLFLGLAGVALLVGAVGVANTMIVSVLERRKEIGLRRALGATRRQIRGQFLTESVLLCLLGGLAGAAVGVLGTAGYAMSRDWPAVIPAEAVAGGVAAALVVGVLAGVQPAVRASRLPPTEALATV, encoded by the coding sequence ATGAGCCGCCGCGCCACCCGTTCCCAGTCCTCGGTTTCCGCCGTCCGCCTTTCGCCGGCCGACGTCCTCGGGCTGGGCCTGCTCGGACCGCGCACGCGCAAGATGCGGGCGGTCCTGTCCTCCCTCGGCATCTCGATCGGGATCGCCACCGTGATCATGGTGGTCGGCATCCCGGCGTCCTCCCAGCGCGCCCTGAACGACCAGCTCGCCGCCCTGGGCACGAACCTGCTCAGCGCCCAGGCCACGATCGACCAGGACACCCAGACCCTGCCGCCGGTGCCGGAGACGGCCGCGGCGATGGTGGCCAGGATCCCGCCGGTGGAGCAGGTCAGCGAGGTCGCCAACACGCACGCCGGCGTCCGCCGCTCCCAGGCCGTCCCGGCCAAGGACGACACCGGCCTGACGGTCCTGGCCGCGCAGGGCTACGACCTGCCCGCGGTGATCGGCACGAGCCCGGCCGCCGGCCACTACCTGAACGCCTCGGACGAGGCCTTCCCCACCGTGGTCCTCGGCTCCGAGGCGGCCACCTGGCTGGGCATCACGACCCTGACCCCGGGCGCCCCCGCGCCCCAGCTCTGGATCGGCTCCCAGACCTTCACCGTCATCGGCATCCTCGCCGCCAGCCCTCTGGCCCCCGAGATCCAGCAGTCGGTGATCGTCGGCTGGGACGCGGCCCGCCACTACCTGGCCTTCGACGAGCATCCGACGCAGCTGTACGCGCGGGTCCGGGAATCGCAGATCTACGCGGTCCAGGCCGTCCTGGCCGCGACGATCTACCCGCAGAACCCGGGCCGGATCATGGTCGCCCAACCCTCGGCCGCCCTGGCGGCCAAGAAGCTGACCGAGACGGCGCTGTCGGGCCTCTTCCTCGGCCTGGCCGGCGTGGCCCTCCTGGTCGGCGCGGTCGGCGTGGCCAACACGATGATCGTCTCAGTCCTCGAACGCCGGAAGGAGATCGGCCTGCGCCGGGCCCTGGGAGCCACCCGCCGCCAGATCAGAGGCCAGTTCCTCACCGAATCGGTCCTCCTGTGCCTCCTGGGCGGCCTGGCCGGCGCCGCGGTGGGCGTCCTGGGCACCGCCGGCTACGCGATGTCGCGCGACTGGCCCGCCGTCATCCCGGCCGAAGCCGTCGCCGGCGGCGTCGCGGCCGCACTCGTGGTCGGCGTCCTGGCCGGCGTGCAGCCGGCGGTCCGCGCCTCGCGGCTGCCGCCCACGGAGGCCTTGGCGACCGTATAA